The nucleotide window GAACTCTAGTTGAACTAATCCTGTGGGAAACTCCACCTGAATAAAGAATCCTGTTTATGGCTTTTTTCCTCAATTGCATATTTGCCATGTATTCCGATTATACCAAGTTACCTATCTTTAATGGTTTCAGCAATTGCTTGATGTGTTTCTATTATTGCTATATAATGGTATTAATAGTAAGGCTTATTTTAGGGGATTAATATGAAAACATATTCCTCAGAGTTGTTTAAAGAATTTCCTCCAGGTATTTCAGACATTGTAAAAACATATTCCAGCGATAAAATAACTATATTAAAAGCAAAAAATGTGTTTTCAGAGCCTAAGGGGTTTGGATGCTATAAGTTTCTTCTACCCTCAAAAAACATGCCTGTGGCTGTGGTTGAAAAAAAGAAATATTTTTTGGAACAAAAAAAGATATTTCCTGTAAATCCTGATCAGGTGCACCTCTTTACTGAAGAAAAATCAGTTGAAACCTTTATTCCTATTTTTATCCAAAAAGAATATATGAAAGAGTTTTCCCACTTACTTTCTGGGAAAAGTGAAATTTATTATAACAACGGCACCTTTAACATGGATTCCCACATAAATAGCTTGGTGTTTCAATTCATGGAAGAGGCCCAAAACAAGCAGCCTGGTTATGAGTTTATTCTCCAAAGTTTGAATATACAAATAATAATTAACCTTTTAAGAGATGTAGGAAATAATCTTTCCTATGACTACCATTCTAAAGAATATAATGATGTGAAAATTATTAAGAAAACAGAAGAATTTCTTCAAAACCATATGTGTTCTGATTTTTCACTAGATGATTTAGCAGCTTTTGCAAACTACAGCCCTTATCACTTTATAAGAGTATTTAAAAAACATACCGGTAAGACTCCCTTTGGATATCTGATAGAATTAAAGATTGAAAAAGCAAAAAAACTGTTGGCAACTAAAACCTATTGTATTAGTGAGATAAGCACTTTATGTGGCTTCAATAATCGCACTCACTTTTCAACAGTATTTAAAAGAATTACAGGAATGACACCTTCTAACTATAAAGATTGCATTATGAAATGAGTTTTTACTTCTTTAGTTCCTGAAAACAATTGTACGTGTGAATTTAACATTTTAGCTATGTATCTTAATGGTACTAGCCTTCTATTATTATAGTCGCCGGTGTATCAAGCCATTCAACGTCTGCTCCCAAATTCTCCGCTATAAATCTTAATATGTTTTTCTTAATTCATTTCAAACTTGTCAATTTGTCAAGCCTGACCCCAGTTACTCCTTACATTTAATACATAGTAGGGTATATAATAAAAATATATTTTATCTAACTACAAGAAAAGATATAGATGGGGGTGTTACAATGAAGTATAATGTTCAGTTAAAAAATCGGATTAAAAGAATTGAAGGACAAGTTAAAGGGATTTTAAAAATGATAGAAGAAGAAAAAGAATGTAAGGATTTAGTAGGACAAATGGCGGCAGCTAGAAATGCCTTGGATCAAGCAATTGGTGTAGTCGTAAGCGAGAATTTAGAAATTTGCATTAAAACTCAAATTGAGAAAGGTGAAACTACTGCAAAACATATTCAAGAGGCTGTAAATTTGTTGGTAAAAAGTAGATAAAGGTAATCTTTAACCAAACCTTTTCAAGTCCCAGAATTATTTTAGTTTAATTTATTAAAATAGTGTTGCATTATTGAAGAGAATCATATAGAATTTAAATATACCCCCGGGGGTATATTTAAATAAAATTGGGAGGCACAATATGAAGATTACAGATAATGCAAAAAACAAATTAATGAATATTATCTCTGAAAATTCCAGTAAAGGAATTCGTGTTTATCTTGCTGGTATGGGCTGAGGCGGTCCACGATTAGGAATGGTTCTGGATGAACCTAAAAATAATGATATTGTAAAAGAAATTGATAAAATTCAAGTTTTTTTTGACAAAGTAGCCTTCAGCTATGCTGAAAATTTAACATTAGATAATAAAGATGACACCTTCTTTTTCTTAAATCCTACCTATAGCTGTTAATCAAAATGTATCCATAATTAGAAGACATGTACAAAATTCCAAGTCCATGTCTTCTTTACAGTCCTTAAGTAATATACTATATACTCAAGACGGATAATATTTAATTTAAAAAATCAGCATCTCTAAGGAGTGAATTAAATGGAGTATTTGAATTATTTATTGGTGGTACTTCTTATTTTTTTCCTTGTCCAACACCTACTACCAGCAAAAGGTGTACGACAAATTTCTACAACGGATTTAAAGAAAGAATTAAAAGATAAAACTAAACAATTAATAGATGTTCGGACTTTTGAAGAGTTTACAACAAATCATATTCGAGGATTTAAAAATATACCATTAAATCAAATATTACAAAAAGCCAATGAACTATCAAAGGACAAAGAAGTAGTACTTATTTGTCAAAGTGGGATGAGAAGCAACAAAGGTAGCAAAATCTTTAAAAAACTAGGCTTTAAACACGTTACTAATGTTAGAGGTGGCATGAGGGTTTGGTGAATGTTTTAGATTGTATTACAGGGTGAGAATATAGAAATGCAGTATTGGGTAATTAATCACACCTAAAATCAAAAGGCAGTCTAAGGGGAAACCCCGAACTGCCTTTATTATAAATGTAAACTTTATATGGGTGATACCAAGCAAGCCGAAGCAATATGGAAGCAAAGATAACCGTCCCTGCGCTTCTGTTCTTATTACCTTCTATAATTATTTAAGGCGCCACCTATAGCACCAAGCAAAGCAAGAATGGTATAGTATCCTGCATTACTAATATTTTTCCCAGTTAACTCTAAAATGCCTTGAATAAGAAGGTCATTACCACCAAACATTGATATGACCCATCCAACTATCAATCCAGCAATCACACCACCAAGCATAATTTTCACCTCTCAAAATTCTATAACTTTTTTCTTTATTATATCACATACAACTGTTTCTTTCATAACCAGGCTTAAGCTCTCTACTGTTCTTTTGGATGGCACTTGCTTGCAGATATATTAGATCCCACAATAGAAAACCCCCTTAAACTAAACAGTCTAAGGGGAAACAAAATACAATTTAAAAAGAATCATCCATTTGTTCAGGATACGTCAGTATCATCATTTCAACCTTGGATTCCGGCTTAATTTCTCGGGGAAATTGTACTTCTTCTTCACCCATAGTGAAATTAAAGGACAAGGCTGCGGCTCCCTCCACCTTGAAAACACCGAAAAGTTTTCCACCATGAATACTCTCTGGTTCTATATATTTTTGCCTATAGGCTTCAAAAACCTTAGCTGCTGTATCCCCTATTTTCACACCTAAATTCGTTTCTGCCTCAGGGGAAGTGGCTAGTATCTCTAATACTTTCCCTGATTCCTCACCAACAAAAATTGTAAACCCCTTATCATAAGTCCATCTATAGACTTGCTCGGGGAAATGTCCCACCTCTGCAGAAGGAGGAGTTTCTTCGTAATCAGTTCCTAATGCTGTCCTGACCTCCTCTTTAGTATCACCTAGATGAACTCCTGAAATAGCCGGTCTTATATTTTGGGTTGTCTTCTTTGTTTCTTTTCCTTCATAAACTTCCGTATAAGCTATATTCCCTTCTTGATCCCAAGATTCAATTTCATAGAGGGTATCCTTGGCCTTCCAAATGTACTCGCTTTTCTTTTCTCCTATTGTATAGACTTCCAATGATCCCCAACCTTCACCATAATCGTTTTGTTCATCAGAAA belongs to Desulfitibacter sp. BRH_c19 and includes:
- a CDS encoding cytoplasmic protein, producing MKYNVQLKNRIKRIEGQVKGILKMIEEEKECKDLVGQMAAARNALDQAIGVVVSENLEICIKTQIEKGETTAKHIQEAVNLLVKSR
- a CDS encoding rhodanese — encoded protein: MEYLNYLLVVLLIFFLVQHLLPAKGVRQISTTDLKKELKDKTKQLIDVRTFEEFTTNHIRGFKNIPLNQILQKANELSKDKEVVLICQSGMRSNKGSKIFKKLGFKHVTNVRGGMRVW